One genomic window of Candidatus Borreliella tachyglossi includes the following:
- a CDS encoding BlyB family putative holin accessory protein, protein MTLSKDNLEAGLASISTLFDIFSKFEDKFSEKSHKGFTILYEFYEHFVEIYTQNMERLENKLTHEILEDLTPLNTKINALISAVNAGAGNMRLNEDLKLKCAEA, encoded by the coding sequence ATGACACTTAGTAAGGATAATCTTGAGGCTGGACTTGCTAGTATTAGTACCCTGTTTGATATTTTTTCTAAATTTGAAGACAAGTTTAGCGAAAAATCTCATAAAGGTTTTACTATACTTTATGAATTTTATGAACATTTTGTTGAGATTTACACACAAAATATGGAGCGTCTTGAGAATAAATTGACGCATGAAATTTTAGAAGACCTCACGCCTTTAAACACTAAGATTAATGCTTTAATTAGTGCTGTTAATGCTGGTGCTGGGAATATGAGGCTTAATGAGGACTTAAAGCTTAAGTGTGCTGAGGCTTAA
- a CDS encoding BlyB family putative holin accessory protein has translation MDLDNKTAHLGISILNDFTQILKDKQPATSAYINVFTNIFNYFYSLYTKNMKNLEQVESIKILNELEPILACNIEILEKSTTAGSKDHKKIEALRKKRNKLMKIYTDKLKMELEKELENEN, from the coding sequence TTGGATTTAGATAACAAAACTGCTCATTTAGGAATTAGTATCTTAAATGATTTTACACAAATACTTAAAGATAAACAGCCCGCTACTTCTGCATACATTAATGTATTCACAAACATATTCAATTACTTTTATTCCCTATACACAAAAAATATGAAAAACTTAGAACAAGTAGAGTCAATTAAAATCTTAAATGAATTAGAGCCAATACTAGCGTGTAATATTGAGATATTAGAAAAATCTACAACTGCAGGTAGTAAAGACCATAAAAAGATTGAGGCTTTAAGAAAAAAAAGAAATAAATTAATGAAAATTTATACCGACAAACTTAAGATGGAACTAGAGAAGGAACTAGAAAATGAAAACTAA